In a genomic window of Physeter macrocephalus isolate SW-GA chromosome 14, ASM283717v5, whole genome shotgun sequence:
- the SPINT4 gene encoding kunitz-type protease inhibitor 4: protein MKSTELGFLLGLFAFFLLTTPLMGGVTRISEKICGKLKDPCLMDYQFGSCFEIHLRYFYNKTSKRCESFVYSGCDGNLNNYKLKIECQVACDEEYKAAVK from the exons ATGAAGTCTACTGAGCTGGGATTTCTTTTGGGGCTCTTCGCCTTCTTCTTGCTGACTACCCCACTAATGGGCGGTGTTACTAGGatttctgagaaaatatgtggAAAACTCAAAG ATCCCTGCTTAATGGACTACCAATTTGGCAGCTGCTTTGAAATTCACCTTAGATATTTCTACAACAAAACTTCCAAAAGATGTGAAAGTTTTGTCTACTCTGGCTGTGATGGCAATCTTAACAACTACAAGCTTAAAATAGAATGTCAAGTAGCCTGTGATGAAGAGTACAAAGCAGCAGTGAAGTAA